A genomic region of Pseudomonas frederiksbergensis contains the following coding sequences:
- a CDS encoding DUF4440 domain-containing protein, whose amino-acid sequence MTDYTPYFNEVTQTLVDIEQWFSGTADKGVLTQLLARFSPQFSMIVPGGNALDYPGLSELFDKLGGARPGLRIGLSELRGIDQHASGATVSYRELQSDASGVLNDRRATAVIEKLPSGALLWRHLHETYCQG is encoded by the coding sequence ATGACCGACTACACCCCCTACTTCAACGAAGTGACCCAGACCCTCGTCGACATCGAGCAATGGTTTTCCGGCACGGCCGACAAAGGCGTACTGACGCAGTTGCTGGCGCGCTTCTCGCCGCAGTTTTCGATGATCGTGCCCGGCGGCAACGCGCTGGATTATCCGGGCTTGAGCGAGCTGTTCGATAAACTCGGTGGTGCTCGCCCGGGCTTGCGAATCGGCCTGAGCGAACTGCGCGGGATTGACCAACACGCAAGCGGCGCCACCGTCAGCTATCGCGAACTGCAATCCGATGCGAGCGGCGTGCTGAACGATCGGCGTGCGACGGCAGTGATTGAAAAGCTGCCGTCAGGCGCGCTGCTGTGGCGGCATTTGCATGAGACGTATTGCCAGGGTTGA
- a CDS encoding DUF6124 family protein, which produces MSKATPNPTETESTSPYASLDSKELHAAAHRALDHYLVLPETKALLTDRRPGCIFVIAPDVDSETLLAHACETLASVNVMASDLAFELEGPKRNTALAIQQMISLAELAVNRALDHLDPPDSPQ; this is translated from the coding sequence ATGTCTAAAGCTACCCCCAATCCCACTGAAACCGAAAGCACCTCTCCCTACGCCTCCCTCGATTCAAAAGAACTCCACGCCGCCGCACACCGTGCGCTCGATCATTACCTGGTACTGCCTGAGACCAAGGCATTGTTAACCGACCGACGTCCCGGCTGCATTTTTGTCATAGCCCCCGACGTCGACTCTGAAACCCTATTGGCCCACGCCTGCGAGACGCTCGCCTCGGTGAATGTCATGGCCAGCGATCTGGCGTTTGAGCTTGAAGGCCCCAAGCGCAATACCGCATTGGCGATTCAGCAGATGATTTCGCTGGCCGAGTTGGCGGTGAATCGGGCGCTGGATCACCTTGATCCACCGGATTCACCGCAGTAG
- a CDS encoding SDR family oxidoreductase yields the protein MPIALITGCSSGIGRALADAFKNAGFEVLATARKAEDVAVLADAGFTAVQLDVNDGPALEHLSERINQQHGGLDVLINNAGYGAMGPLLDGGVAAMQRQFETNVFAVVGVTRALFPVLRRSRGLVVNIGSVSGVLVTPFAGAYCASKAAVHALSDALRMELAPFGIRVMEVQPGAIASSFARNAGLEAELLISEQSPWWPLREGIRARAKASQDNPTPASQFAADLLKAVQHSKPPRLLRLGNGSRALPLLAGLLPKGLLECGLMKRFGLTGQL from the coding sequence ATGCCCATCGCGTTAATCACCGGTTGTTCCAGCGGCATTGGCCGCGCCTTGGCCGACGCCTTCAAAAACGCCGGTTTCGAGGTGTTGGCCACCGCGCGCAAGGCTGAGGACGTGGCGGTTCTGGCTGACGCCGGTTTTACCGCCGTGCAGCTGGACGTCAACGACGGGCCGGCACTCGAACACTTGAGCGAACGCATTAATCAGCAACACGGCGGCCTCGACGTGCTGATCAACAACGCCGGTTACGGCGCCATGGGACCACTGCTCGACGGCGGTGTAGCGGCGATGCAACGCCAGTTCGAAACCAACGTGTTCGCCGTGGTCGGTGTCACCCGCGCGCTGTTTCCGGTATTGCGCCGCAGCCGAGGCCTGGTGGTGAATATCGGCAGCGTCTCCGGTGTGTTGGTCACACCGTTCGCCGGTGCCTATTGCGCCTCGAAAGCCGCGGTGCATGCCTTGAGCGATGCGCTGCGCATGGAACTGGCGCCCTTCGGTATCCGGGTGATGGAAGTCCAGCCCGGCGCCATCGCCTCCAGTTTCGCCAGGAACGCAGGCCTTGAAGCCGAACTGCTGATCAGCGAACAATCGCCCTGGTGGCCGCTGCGCGAGGGAATTCGCGCTCGGGCCAAGGCTTCCCAGGACAACCCGACCCCAGCCTCGCAGTTCGCGGCTGACCTGCTCAAAGCCGTGCAGCACAGCAAACCGCCGCGCTTGCTGCGCCTGGGCAATGGCAGTCGAGCGTTGCCGCTGCTGGCGGGGTTGCTGCCCAAGGGGTTGCTGGAATGCGGGTTGATGAAGCGGTTTGGCCTGACTGGCCAGCTTTAA
- the yaaA gene encoding peroxide stress protein YaaA, whose translation MLMVISPAKTLDYETPPATQRFTQPQYLDHSQELILQLRELSPAQISELMHVSDKIGGLNAARFGSWTPAFTPANAKQALLAFKGDVYTGMNAQTFSEADFDYAQRHLRMLSGLYGLLRPLDLMQPYRLEMGTKLANARGKDLYAFWGTQISEWLNDALADQGDDVLLNLASNEYFSAVKRNALNARIINTEFKDLKNGQYKIISFYAKKARGMMSRFVIQERINDPAALKQFDVQGYRYSAEQSKPDHLVFLRDHAPE comes from the coding sequence ATGCTGATGGTGATTTCCCCCGCCAAGACTCTCGATTACGAAACACCACCGGCCACCCAGCGCTTCACTCAGCCGCAGTACCTGGACCATTCCCAGGAGTTGATCCTGCAACTGCGCGAGTTGAGCCCGGCACAGATCAGCGAGTTGATGCACGTTTCCGACAAGATCGGTGGCCTCAACGCCGCACGCTTTGGCAGCTGGACCCCGGCATTCACGCCGGCCAACGCCAAGCAGGCGCTGCTGGCATTCAAAGGTGACGTGTACACCGGCATGAATGCCCAGACCTTCAGCGAAGCCGATTTCGACTACGCCCAACGCCATTTGCGCATGCTCTCGGGCCTCTACGGCCTGCTGCGCCCGCTGGACCTGATGCAGCCGTATCGGTTGGAGATGGGCACCAAACTGGCCAATGCCCGTGGCAAAGACCTATACGCCTTCTGGGGCACGCAAATCAGCGAGTGGCTGAACGACGCCCTGGCCGACCAAGGCGATGACGTGCTGCTCAACCTCGCCTCCAACGAGTACTTCTCGGCGGTCAAACGCAACGCCTTGAACGCCCGGATCATCAACACCGAGTTCAAGGACCTGAAGAACGGCCAGTACAAAATCATCAGTTTCTACGCGAAAAAAGCCCGTGGGATGATGAGCCGTTTCGTGATCCAGGAACGCATCAACGACCCGGCTGCGCTCAAGCAATTTGACGTGCAGGGTTACCGCTACAGCGCTGAACAGTCGAAACCCGATCACCTGGTTTTCCTGCGCGACCACGCCCCCGAGTAA
- a CDS encoding multidrug transporter, producing the protein MFIGVLLVITWLFLLLRYPAKALPVSLAAAIGLGLVAVWVVWLDNREIKQLARLELRISYAPEHCPADRPLLLKLNNGNDVPLTELRWRIAAYAPGDTVNLADNQYAAPRYRGPGELQAGADWEDCLPMPPLRPGYRPQTLEFRAERLQGSFSD; encoded by the coding sequence ATGTTCATTGGCGTCCTGCTGGTCATCACCTGGCTGTTCCTGTTGCTGCGCTATCCGGCCAAGGCCTTGCCGGTCTCTTTGGCAGCGGCCATCGGGTTGGGGCTGGTGGCCGTGTGGGTGGTATGGCTGGACAACCGCGAGATCAAGCAACTGGCGCGGCTGGAGTTGCGCATCAGCTATGCACCGGAACATTGCCCGGCCGATCGCCCGCTGCTGCTGAAGCTGAACAACGGCAACGACGTGCCGCTGACTGAACTGCGCTGGCGGATCGCTGCCTATGCGCCGGGTGACACGGTCAACCTGGCGGACAATCAATACGCCGCCCCCCGCTACCGCGGCCCCGGTGAATTGCAGGCCGGCGCCGATTGGGAGGACTGTTTGCCGATGCCGCCGCTGCGCCCCGGTTATCGTCCGCAAACCCTGGAGTTTCGCGCCGAGCGTTTGCAGGGTAGTTTCTCTGACTGA
- a CDS encoding DUF1656 domain-containing protein, whose translation MPREIAFHGVYMPTMTLMFFIAAAVAWALDRFLSGFDLYRFFWHPALLRLSLFTCLFGALALTVYP comes from the coding sequence ATGCCTCGTGAAATTGCCTTCCACGGCGTCTACATGCCGACCATGACCCTGATGTTTTTCATCGCTGCGGCGGTGGCCTGGGCGCTCGACCGGTTTTTGTCCGGGTTTGATCTGTACCGCTTCTTCTGGCACCCGGCGCTTTTGCGCTTGAGCCTCTTCACCTGTTTGTTCGGCGCCCTCGCGCTGACTGTTTACCCTTGA
- a CDS encoding efflux RND transporter periplasmic adaptor subunit, which yields MKKLFSLLATLLVLALALWIGRTLWVHYMDTPWTRDGRVRADIINVAADVTGEVIDVPVRDNQQVKKGDLLMQIDPEHYQIAVKQAQSQVASRKATWEMRKVNAHRRADLDNLVISKESRDDASNIADSALADYQQAQAQLEAAELNLKRTKVLAAVDGYVTNLNVHRGDYARIGEAKMAVVDMHSFWVYGFFEETKLPHVRVGDKADMQLMSGEVLKGHVESISRGIYDRDNPESRELIADVNPTFNWVRLAQRVPVRIHIDEVPDGVLLAAGITCTVVVNQVDQQ from the coding sequence ATGAAAAAGCTCTTCAGTCTGCTCGCGACCTTGTTGGTACTGGCCCTCGCGCTGTGGATCGGCCGGACCCTCTGGGTGCATTACATGGACACCCCGTGGACCCGCGATGGCCGGGTGCGCGCCGACATCATCAACGTCGCCGCCGACGTCACCGGCGAAGTGATCGACGTGCCGGTGCGTGACAACCAACAGGTCAAAAAGGGCGACCTGCTGATGCAGATCGACCCTGAGCATTACCAGATCGCGGTGAAACAGGCGCAGTCGCAGGTGGCTTCGCGCAAAGCCACCTGGGAGATGCGCAAGGTCAACGCGCACCGCCGCGCCGACCTCGACAACCTGGTGATCTCCAAGGAAAGCCGCGACGACGCCAGCAACATCGCCGACTCGGCGCTGGCCGACTACCAACAGGCCCAAGCTCAGCTGGAAGCGGCCGAGTTGAACCTCAAACGCACCAAAGTACTGGCAGCAGTGGACGGTTACGTGACGAACCTCAACGTTCATCGCGGCGACTACGCGCGCATCGGCGAAGCGAAAATGGCCGTGGTCGACATGCACTCGTTCTGGGTCTACGGCTTCTTCGAAGAAACCAAACTGCCCCACGTGCGCGTCGGCGATAAGGCCGACATGCAATTGATGAGCGGTGAAGTGCTCAAGGGCCATGTCGAAAGCATTTCGCGCGGCATCTACGACCGCGACAACCCGGAAAGCCGCGAGCTGATCGCCGACGTGAATCCAACCTTCAACTGGGTGCGTCTGGCCCAACGGGTGCCGGTGCGGATTCACATCGATGAAGTCCCGGACGGGGTGCTGCTGGCGGCGGGGATTACCTGCACGGTGGTGGTCAATCAGGTTGATCAGCAATAG